From Topomyia yanbarensis strain Yona2022 chromosome 1, ASM3024719v1, whole genome shotgun sequence, one genomic window encodes:
- the LOC131677849 gene encoding phosphoinositide 3-kinase regulatory subunit 4, producing the protein MGNQLVGVAPSQIFPVEHYLTGAFESELQYESSMGSTRFLKVARAKSDEGLVVVKVFVKHDPSLPLEQHVDKIEYIKKNLANAVNCLPFQRVLTTERASLIIREYVKHSLYDRVSTRPFLTLIEKKWITFQILCAMHQCHKQKICHGDIKLENIMITSWNWILLSDFASFKPTFLPEDNPADYSFFFDTSRRRTCYIAPERFVKSASGETLPQKPDVSLVGDDPCYTGNLQSEMDIFSAGCALLELWTEGTAPFEFSQLLAYRRGEVELVNKHLECIENDRLKSLLQSMLSLDPKNRKSAELYLDQERGKLFPEYFYLFLQSYLQMFSTIPIVPPDEKIARLHTDVDKIIEYVTGKGGSQLPQKELEEVDPELNDIEKSKQQSEDDGIILITAVVSSCIRGLKFCSSKLASLDILRKLAENTTSETILDRILPYILHLAQDSTPRVRVCALDSLTLCLSLVRNLSRSDANVFPDYILPAIAPLATDCSTMVRVAYARNIATLAETAVGFLEQSQYSCSSENHAPPHYETELSALHEMLHQSVLSLLTDSQPIVKQMLMESGITKLCVFFGRQKANDVILSHMITFLNDKEDKSLRGSFFDCIVGVAAFVGWHCSPMLIPLLQQGLTDPEEFVIAKAIRATTSLIELGLIQKLGIIEFIAECACYLNHPNLWIRHEICGLISTSARVLSALDVQCKIMPSIANHLKTPLIQVEKPELLMDSLLPPIPRNIYDAMIKCNDINQLIEVLRERKVARSKCGEGCIPQYGELTTQMKNLFRRLSTEGLTDLIEAQLLAMSAHLIKLHRYKLAETRFSHNNGRIQLNSTLLRVVTLGDRGSRGDPVSKSKQRKSESDNPQEWQHMFTAVDSHSPSPTSPSNDSVTSVLTATNLAPPTHSTPSSSLVEYSMPERTAMQERSAECRVEFEKLVTKLKTRYATYALNRELRDPTINASPLASGWKMNGTLVAHLHEHKAAVSRMTTLKPYGSLFASASIDGTVRLWDCNKLDGQQSINRSRQSYHANTPLHAIAACDAGQSLAIAGKDGALLLLKIDTNSSKMALQQARHLDSNTRVDRSSEEPHGDGPVVEMQSLDQGAQSVIVYATLYGALVGWDIRMPGHAWRLESDLRKGVITTFCVDPTSSWLTVGTSSGRHICWDLRFLLPIAEIKHPHDSRIRRVSHHPTEPSWLVSASQGNNEVYVWNIETGHRQQAFWASPSPPLSNANVSPHSVCSLLPGVVDGNGFLLTGGTDQRIRYWDTVNVDNCSLVVPAPRDYLATSNISYESRLIDGTRVTSEIHPNSSVVGPDRSNRAGSEDVPRSGPEMPAPGHHDVISDLLMCRTPRQSFVISSSRDGVIKLWK; encoded by the exons ATGGGAAACCAACTGGTAGGAGTTGCTCCTTCGCAGATTTTCCCGGTGGAACATTATCTAACTGGTGCTTTTGAGTCCGAGTTGCAGTATGAATCCAG CATGGGAAGCACTCGCTTTCTCAAAGTTGCACGTGCTAAATCCGATGAAGGATTGGTAGTGGTGAAGGTATTTGTAAAACATGACCCATCCCTTCCGCTGGAGCAACACGTCGATAAGATTGAGTACATTAAGAAGAATCTTGCAAATGCAGTGAATTGTTTGCCTTTTCAACGTGTGCTG ACCACCGAACGTGCAAGCCTGATCATTCGTGAGTACGTAAAGCACAGTTTATACGACCGCGTATCAACTCGTCCCTTCCTCACACTGATTGAAAAGAAGTGGATCACATTTCAAATCTTGTGTGCGATGCACCAATGTCACAAACAAAAAATTTGCCACGGAGATATCAAGCTGGAAAACATAATGATCACTTCATGGAATTGGATTCTGTTATCCGATTTCGCGTCCTTCAAACCGACATTTCTACCAGAGGACAACCCGGCAGATTATAGTTTCTTTTTTGACACTAGCCGCCGGAGAACGTGCTACATAGCGCCGGAACGGTTTGTCAAGTCTGCCAGTGGCGAAACCTTGCCGCAGAAACCAGATGTATCACTGGTGGGAGATGATCCTTGTTACACGGGAAATTTACAATCCGAGATGGATATTTTTTCGGCTGGCTGCGCGTTGCTTGAGCTTTGGACGGAAGGAACGGCTCCGTTTGAGTTTTCTCAACTTTTGGCCTATCGGCGAGGAGAAGTTGAGCTGGTTAACAAACACCTGGAGTGTATCGAAAACGACCGCTTGAAGAGTTTACTGCAATCGATGCTAAGTTTGGAtccgaaaaatcgaaaatcagcAGAGCTCTATCTAGACCAGGAGAGAGGCAAACTCTTTCCAgagtatttttatttatttctacaGTCGTATTTACAGATGTTCTCAACCATTCCAATCGTCCCTCCTGATGAAAAGATTGCGCGGTTACACACCGACGttgataaaataattgaatATGTAACAGGTAAAGGAGGTAGTCAGCTGCCACAGAAAGAGTTAGAAGAGGTCGATCCAGAACTGAATGATATCGAGAAATCCAAACAACAATCTGAAGATGATGGTATAATTCTGATTACCGCCGTGGTGTCTTCTTGTATACGAG GTCTCAAGTTTTGCAGTTCTAAACTTGCATCACTGGACATACTTCGAAAACTCGCCGAGAACACCACATCCGAAACTATCCTTGACCGTATTCTCCCATACATCCTACATCTCGCGCAAGATTCTACCCCGCGAGTTCGGGTTTGCGCTTTAGATTCACTTACCCTCTGTCTCAGCTTGGTTAGAAACCTTTCCCGAAGTGACGCAAATGTATTTCCCGATTACATACTCCCCGCAATAGCCCCTCTCGCTACTGATTGCTCCACAATGGTTCGTGTGGCCTACGCCAGAAATATCGCCACCCTAGCCGAAACTGCTGTGGGCTTTCTAGAACAATCCCAATACAGTTGTAGCTCCGAAAATCATGCTCCCCCACACTACGAAACGGAGCTCAGTGCTCTACACGAAATGCTTCATCAATCTGTCTTATCCCTTCTCACGGATTCCCAACCGATTGTAAAACAGATGCTAATGGAATCCGGAATTACTAAGCTGTGTGTGTTCTTCGGTCGTCAGAAAGCAAACGATGTTATTCTATCCCACATGATCACATTCTTGAATGATAAGGAAGACAAAAGCTTGCGTGGATCTTTCTTCGATTGCATCGTCGGTGTTGCCGCCTTCGTTGGTTGGCACTGCTCTCCTATGTTGATACCCCTGCTACAGCAAGGTTTAACCGACCCGGAAGAGTTCGTGATTGCCAAAGCGATTAGGGCAACTACTTCACTGATTGAGCTGGGATTGATTCAAAAGTTAGGGATTATTGAGTTCATCGCTGAGTGCGCCTGCTACTTGAATCATCCCAATTTGTGGATCCGACATGAGATATGTGGACTGATATCGACATCTGCAAGGGTTTTGAGTGCTCTCGATGTCCAATGCAAGATCATGCCGTCGATTGCTAATCACCTAAAGACACCCTTGATTCAGGTTGAAAAGCCGGAATTGCTGATGGATAGTTTGCTGCCACCGATTCCTAGAAATATATACGACGCCATGATCAAGTGCAACGACATCAATCAGTTGATCGAAGTCCTACGAGAGCGGAAAGTGGCTCGAAGCAAGTGCGGCGAAGGTTGTATTCCACAGTACGGAGAGTTGACAACGCAGATGAAAAAT CTCTTCCGACGACTTAGCACCGAAGGCCTGACGGACCTTATCGAAGCTCAACTGCTGGCAATGAGCGCCCACTTGATAAAACTTCACCGCTACAAACTAGCGGAAACTCGTTTCTCGCATAACAACGGTCGTATTCAGCTAAACTCTACGCTCCTCCGTGTTGTTACTCTAGGGGATCGTGGCAGCAGAGGTGATCCTGTTTCCAAAAGCAAACAACGTAAAAGTGAATCAGACAACCCCCAGGAATGGCAGCACATGTTTACCGCTGTGGACTCACACTCCCCATCCCCTACATCACCATCAAATGACTCGGTGACGTCTGTTCTAACCGCTACTAATCTGGCTCCACCGACACATTCGACTCCTTCTTCTAGCCTGGTAGAGTACAGCATGCCCGAGCGCACCGCTATGCAGGAGCGTTCCGCAGAATGTAGAGTGGAATTTGAAAAACTAGTTACAAAACTAAAGACTAGATACGCTACCTATGCGTTGAACAGGGAACTACGCGATCCGACCATAAATGCATCACCTCTTGCATCGGGCTGGAAAATGAACGGAACACTAGTAGCTCACTTGCATGAACATAAAGCAGCGGTTAGTAGAATGACCACGCTAAAACCGTACGGATCGCTGTTCGCCAGTGCTTCAATAGACGGCACAGTACGGCTGTGGGACTGTAACAAACTAGATGGTCAACAATCGATTAATCGCTCTCGGCAGTCCTATCATGCAAATACTCCATTGCACGCCATCGCCGCTTGCGATGCAGGTCAATCACTGGCCATCGCTGGTAAAGATGGTGCACTCTTGCTGTTGAAGATTGATACAAATTCTAGTAAAATGGCACTACAACAAGCTCGCCATCTTGATTCGAACACACGGGTAGATAGGTCGAGTGAAGAGCCACACGGCGATGGACCAGTAGTAGAAATGCAATCATTGGACCAAGGAGCTCAGAGTGTGATCGTTTATGCCACACTCTACGGGGCCTTGGTTGGGTGGGATATCAGAATGCCAGGTCATGCATGGCGCCTAGAAAGTGACCTACGGAAAGGAGTAATCACAACATTTTGTGTAGATCCAACCAGTTCATGGCTCACTGTCGGAACCAGCAGTGGTCGCCACATATGTTGGGATCTACGATTCTTGCTTCCAATTGCTGAAATCAAACATCCGCACGACTCCAGAATACGTCGAGTTTCTCACCATCCAACTGAACCATCATGGCTAGTATCAGCTTCCCAAGGTAATAACGAAGTTTACGTGTGGAACATAGAAACTGGTCATCGTCAACAAGCATTCTGGGCAAGCCCCAGTCCTCCACTTTCAAATGCCAATGTTTCGCCACACTCAGTTTGTTCACTTCTTCCGGGAGTTGTAGATGGTAATGGCTTCTTATTAACCGGTGGAACTGACCAACGTATCCGATACTGGGACACAGTAAACGTAGATAACTGCTCCTTGGTAGTACCAGCACCACGAGATTACTTGGCAACGTCCAACATTTCCTACGA ATCACGTCTCATCGACGGCACCAGGGTTACATCCGAAATTCATCCCAACAGCAGTGTCGTAGGGCCTGATCGCAGCAACCGAGCTGGCTCGGAAGATGTGCCCCGATCGGGACCGGAAATGCCTGCTCCAGGGCATCACGATGTCATTAGCGATTTGCTGATGTGTCGAACGCCGAGGCAATCTTTTGTGATATCTAGCAGCCGGGATGGGGTCATCAAGTTGTGGAAATGA
- the LOC131677878 gene encoding sesquipedalian-1, with the protein MKINEKNLCMFATSPPVDLEGWLNKRGEINKSWQRRWFVLKGNLLFYFERKGEREPLGMIILEGCTVELAEESEQYCFQIIFHGPNNRTYYLSTESQGNMEQWMKALTCAGYDYMKLMVAELQRQLDEIEGCKEKTPETTPLPTPKAPPRRQNPFNRPSPVEYASNTVSESCGAPSSTIVSPQVIRRAPAPPTQIMQPITSSAAPLGHILDPTTLLQEVTSGGNAQTQASEKNGSISRSVNGASSRSNSVLNVDLLAIVGEYEFSFERMHSTLGVPVLADLHKRKIAMEKGETSLIMF; encoded by the exons ATGAAGATCAACGAGAAGAATCTTTGCATGTTTGCCACTTCACCTCCGGTCGATCTGGAAGGATGGCTCAACAAACGGGGTGAAATAAACAAAAGTTGGCAGCGCCGGTGGTTTGTTCTGAAAGgaaatttgttgttttattttgagCGAAAAGGTGAACGTGAACCGCTTGGGATGATTATCCTAGAAGGATGTACCGTGG AACTTGCCGAGGAAAGTGAGCAATACTGCTTCCAGATTATCTTCCATGGTCCAAACAACCGGACATATTATTTGAGCACAGAATCACAAGGAAACATGGAACAATGGATGAAAGCTTTAACTTGCGCCGGTTACGATTATATGAAGCTAATGGTAGCGGAACTGCAGCGACAGTTGGATGAAATAGAGGGATGCAAAGAGAAGACCCCCGAAACTACACCGCTACCAACGCCGAAAGCGCCCCCACGTCGGCAAAATCCTTTTAATCGACCATCTCCAGTGGAGTATGCTTCCAATACAG TGTCCGAATCGTGTGGCGCTCCATCTTCAACAATCGTCTCGCCCCAAGTGATCCGACGTGCACCAGCACCCCCAACGCAGATCATGCAGCCTATCACATCGTCAGCTGCTCCGTTGGGGCATATATTGGATCCGACTACACTTCTGCAGGAGGTTACCTCAGGCGGTAACGCTCAAACACAGGCAAGTGAGAAAAATGGAAGTATTTCGCGATCAGTTAATGGAGCATCAAGCAGAAGCAACAGCGTTCTGAATGTCGATTTACTGGCCATTGTTGGTGAATATGAGTTTTCGTTCGAACGAATGCACTCGACGCTAGGTGTACCGGTGCTAGCGGATCTGCACAAGCGGAAAATAGCGATGGAAAAGGGGGAAACTTCCCTTATCATGTTCTAA